TTTCGCACTACACATTGTGGGGGCGATTTTTTGTGTTTAGAAGTTCAATCCGTTCTCGCTGAGCGTGGACGGGGACAGGCTCCAGGGGAGGGGTACCACGGATTGCCTGGGACACGTGGCGCTGGTGACGGAGCTGATGAAGAGGTTGGGGGAGACGAAGCCGAAGCTGAAGAACTCGATCTACGCAGTGTTCATCTGCAACGAGGAGAACGGCGAGGTCACGGGGATCGGCGTGGACATGTTGGCCAAAGAGGGGTACCTTGATGCGCTCAAGGCCGGGCCCCTGTAAGTGTGATTTCCTGGTTTTACAGGGACTATTGTGCGAAAATTTGTTGGGTTTTTGTTGAGTTGTTTTGGGTGTTTTGAATTTGCAGGTATTGGATTGATGTCGCCGATAAGCAACCCTGCATTGGCAGCGGAGGGATGATCACGTGGGATCTCAAAGCAATAGGAAAGCAGTTCCATAGTGGTCTCCCTAACAAGGTATATAATATACGTACGTAGCTAATTGTTTCTAACATATACGTATTGAATTTCCAATTTCGTACTAAATATGTTCTTGAATGATTTAGAAGAAAAATAGTTTGTAGTAAATTGATTCCTTACGAATTCTagttgttttgaatttttagttagTATTTTGAGATTATAGTAAATTTGGAGTTtccttcggaaaaaaaaaaccgtatGGCGCTCTAGTTGTCGGAATAAGAAAAGCAGAATTGTAATCCCAGTGTTTCACCTTGaattcataaataattaatCTGCTTCGAATTGATGTATTGTAACTAaagaatttagattttttttttttgagaaaaatatagtaagctacctacttcattcataAGGTGGTATAAATTTGGCAACAGAGATAAAGCAGCCGAGGTCtcgagaaaaaagagaaaacaaaacaacCAAAATAGAGAGAGGAGtaaaggggaagagagagagaggagagaaggagGGGGAGGATTAGCTTACATATGTATAATTAACGGTGTTATTCTAACTGAAGAATTTAgaattaaacttaatttttagaACATAATCTCTATTAACATAATATTTTGGACTAATCACAGTTTTCatgtaaattttgttaaaaaggCATACTAGAAATGTTCACGGAACATATAGTTAAGCACTACTATATATTTGCTACCACAAGTTCCATGCTACGTATTTCAATTGGGTTCACTGGGTAATCCAATTCCACAGGCCATTAACGCAATGGAGTTAAACATGGAAGCACTTAAAGTGATTCAAACAAGATTTTACAGTGATGTCCCTCCACTTCCTGAAGAGAAGAAGTACAAGTATGCCACACCGTCAACTATGAAACCAACTCAATGGACTTGTAAGCCCAACCcacgtttttctttttctctagcGAGTAATGTTATTTTTCGCACTAACAACGTGTTATCTGATATAACCAGAAATAGATGGTTAAATGCGTACTATTCGACTTTTTTCTGATTATGTATGGTTGCAATGTAGATCCAGGAGGGAGTGTGAATCAGATTCCAGGTGAATGTACCATATCAGGAGATGTGAGGTGAGTTCAATCACAAACGAAAAGTCTAAAAACGCTCTGATTTGCCTTcgtctattctttttttttttttgcctgtggaatgtataatttactatttacttatgatataatatatctatGTATGTACATATTTATGTCAGTTTCTATGTGTGTATTGTGCTAGAAGCCTAGAATAAAATTTGTTTCCGTGAAAAAAGTGTTACTAATGGCTATTATAGCTGATAAAAACATCGGATGTAAAATATTGATTTACTCTTCTGTAATAGTATTGGCTTTTGTCAATANTCACAATATCAGTTGGGCTGAAAATTGAAGTAATTAGTTTTTCACATTATCTTTCTTTCAGCATGTTCATTCCGAGAGAGCCAAAATCAGGAAAGAAAGGGTAAGCAGCAAGATAGACAACCAAAAGctgtaattttcttcttttttttttcattaaaacagaaaatataatatcaagAGTGGGTACTCACCTATAGAAAGCAGTCAACCTGCAGCATACATTGCATACCAAGTTAGATTTAATCTCTCAACTACGAAAAATTCTTGAAAGAAGAACCTTACTCAGCTAGGCAGTAATCAAAATCAGTATGTGTGGTAAAGCTTATTCGATTGCCAACATTATTGGACAACATCAATAGAAAGGGCAAAGAAATGTAATTGCTTTATCATGGGCATTTTTCAACCtttaaatcaatcaaaataccatgttaaatcttaaataattatattttgcaCGGGGAAAATTATGCATTTAAGTCTCTTGGGGAAGGAAAAAAGTGTTACTAATGGCTATTATAGCTGATAAAAACATCGGATGTAAAATATTGATTTACTCTTCTGTAATAGTATTGGCTTTTGTCAATAAGTGGTTTAATGTGTCGCCAATatctgttttttcttcttttcttttttttttccttccccaAGAGACTTAAATGCATAATTTTCCCCGtgcaaaatataattatttaagatttaacatggtattttgattgatttaaaGGTTGAAAAATGCCCATGATAAAGCAATTACATTTCTTTGCCCTTTCTATTGATGTTGTCCAATAATGTTGGCAATCGAATAAGCTTTACCACACATACTGATTTTGATTACTGCCTAGCTGAGTAAGGTTCTTCTTTCAAGAATTTTTCGTAGTTGAGAGATTAAATCTAACTTGGTATGCAATGTATGCTGCAGGTTGACTGCTTTCTATAGGTGAGTACCCACTcttgatattatattttctgttttaatgaaaaaaaaaagaagaaaattacagCTTTTGGTTGTCTATCTTGCTGCTTACCCTTTCTTTCCTGATTTTGGCTCTCTCGGAATGAACATGCTGAAAGAAAGATAATGTGAAAAACTAATTACTTCAATTTTCAGCCCAACTGATATTGTGAAGAAGTTATACGCCTATGTAGATGACATAAATGCCCATATTGAGGATCTAGATACTCGTGGTCCAGTGTCAAAATATGTTCTCCCTGATGAAGGTCTCAAAGGAAGGTGAAGCTTAATTCGCGTTAACCTTGATAGTTTCTTTCGCTTGCGTGTAAAGTTCCTTTAAATCCTGATTTTTTACCCTCCTCTGTGTGTCTTGATGCTTCCTAGGGTTGAAATCAAAACTGGTGAGGAGATTATTGCTGGAATCGCTTGCAATCTTGATTCTCGTGGCTATCACGTTCTATCTGAAGCAACCAAAGAAGTGATTGGCTTTGTCGAACCTTACGCGGATACTGGAACATTGCCATTGGTTCGCGATTTACAGGTTTAATGCTTTCCTCTTTAAATTNGCAACCAAAGAAGTGATTGGCTTTGTCGAACCTTACGCGGATACTGGAACATTGCCATTGGTTCGCGATTTACAGGTTTAATGCTTTCCTCTTTAAATTCGCTGCTCTACCAGAAACCTTCTTTGTGAACTAATCCTGTTATCTTCTCATTTTGGTAGGATCAAGGTTTTGATGTTCAACTCACTGGATATGGTAACAAACAATCGTTTCTCAATACCGGCATTTTGCTTGTTTAATCCATTGTGTCAACCCTCATTATATGATATATTGAGATTCCACGCTTTATTGATCGAAATCCTATTAGCTTGACTTCTCTTAAAAGAAGTACATAAAGACTTCCATTAACTGGTATTAGATCCTAAACTTGCTTGTCTGATAATTGATTCCCGCTTATTACGAATGAAATTATGAAACACGGGCTTGAAATTCATAAACAGACTAGATTACGATTCTCCATATTTAGCTTATATGTGCgttaatatgcatatatatatatatatatatatatatatatatatatataattatagtatactatactcatatataaatatataagtatatatctTTCCTGATTGTAACGCTTGATTTTAATTTGGTGCATTTTACAGGGCATTAAATGAGTTACCATCGTAGAACAACGATACTGCATGTTCTCCGACATGAGGCAAGCTTTGAAGTGTTTGTGATAGCATATTCAAGTTAGAAAAGAGATAGATAAGTGCCAGATTTTTAGTTGGCGTTTGTTAGTTCTTAAATTCCAATAAACTCAAGGTCTCTGATCCTTTGGTGGGCTTTGCTCTGTCTACGTTTCtcaataaaatgaaataaactcGATGGTTTCAAATCCATGTTTCGCTCGTTTTTATGAGTCGGATTTACTGATCAGCTTTTCggctgcaaataaaaaatgctGTGATTGTATGGTTTCCGCATGTTTCGTTTGTTTACAAAAATAGTGAGAGAGAAGtgttttttatatgaaaaaattagaatataaacTCACACCTTCATATTTAACTGAGACTCTTATAATTATCGTCACCTCTTTTGTTATTAcaacaaaagtttcaaataaaaCACCCCAAATAGACTCATGTATGTATCGAGATAGAAAGAACTGAATTAACTTAACAATCTAGCTAGCAATTAAGCTTAGAAGCTTCCTCTTACTTGGGCTTTTTCATCTGCATGGCATCTCTTTATGTAGGACATGCATTTTCTTAACAAGTGCCCTTCACTTATAGGATGGCAGTTTCAAATTGTCAATTTCTGGAAAGATCTTTATGTATTTAATGgcttatatgtataattaagCTTTGAAGAATATATGCATACAtgcaagcatgcatgcatacatacatacatacatatatatatatatatatatatatatatatagtagatagtagatagatagtatagtagtctaattctctcgctctctctctctctctctctctctctctctctatatatatatatatatatatttatgtatataattgggctagaatactattaatagtatttgacttttttactatcaagtttttaacatttgaattaatttcttttattatttcaaatcattagattaaatattataatccagtgAACACCACTCAACTCCAgagagaccactcaaccctaagagactAATATGATCATTCTAATCTTAcaattttttaatccaaatattaaaatcttgatagcaaaaaaaatcaaatacacTTGATACTATCAAGTTCTCTATCATTAATTAGATCTACCTTTTCATTATTTCCACCCGTCATATTTTACTATTGAACTAACCATCAACTCAACCCTACATAattactatcatcttaaccgcacatcctttcattcaACGGCATCATGGGcttaatactattgatagtatagtaacataattctatatacatatataatagtaacagttgaaatttaaattgtatatatTCATCTCTAATTCAGAAATTGCGAACATTCGCGACGAAACCCTGGTAGGCCCCACCGGGCTGCTAATTGTGGGGAGCCTGCCATACATTTTGCCTTTCACTTGTTTGTATTGATCTTTGCAATATTACTCGCACGTGCTCAAATTCCCCCCTTCGTTCGCACAAGCACTTCGTCGTTCCATCGCATTCTCTAATTAAGTTAATTGTTTTCTACTACACtagataaaaatatcataaataattaGCGCCTACTCCTCTCCACCATAACTCTAACGTGTGATAGGTAGTGAATGAACTCAAATACGATTGCCATGTGATCAAtacatttataaaataatagaaatgaTAAAATGAGTTTCCCAGATTGcatacagaaattttttttcaaaaattactagtatattttagagaaatgattcggtactttttaaacaaaaaaataaaaaagatcttaaccgttgattaatagagggtaaaaatgtaattttaatacttagcaggtaaaaggattattttattcaaggttaatNGACTACAAAAATAGTTGATATTATCGGTAATCATTGTGAATATCTTTGGCTGTATTTATACATGTATGTATCTATATAATATAGTCCTCATTTAATATGTAAGGTGTCCGTTTTGTTTTTATACTTATCTGCTTCCGTTTAGtctcgaaaaaatctgaaatgcAAAAACTAACTTGAGTGGAGTGTAGAGGACTCTACCATGTAAGTGGACCTTAGACTAAGTGTGAGGGAGGACCTAGATGTAACATTGGTATGTATTAGTCTTTTATCAGCTTATCACGCGTAAATTGGTAGATAAAGACCAATATGGTCTATTGGGTTTCAATCATACTTTTTATTGTAATGAgtgatctctttttctttttgcaccCAACCCGAAATGTAAAATATTGATTCACTCTTCTATAATAGCATTGGCTTTTGTCAATAAGTGGTTTAATGGGTCGCCAtatctgttttttctttttctttttaattcctCAAGAGACTCAAATGCATAATTTTTCCTTtgcaaaatataattatttaagaTGTAACGTGGTAATTTTGATTGATTTAAAGGCTTTTTCCTGTGAAAAATGCCCATGGTAAGCAATTACATTTCTTTGCCCTTTCTATTAATACTGTCCAATAATGCTGGTGATCGAATAAGCTTTACCACACATACTAATTTTGATTACTGCCAAGCCGAGCAAGGTTCTTCTTTCTAGAATCTTTCGTAGCTGAAAGATCAAATCTAACTTGGTATTCATTGTGTGTTGCAGGTTGACTGCTTTCTATAGGTGAGTATCCACTcttgatattatattttctgttttaatcaagaaaaaagaaaattacagcTTTTGCTTGTCTATCTTTCTATCCTGATTTTGGCTCATGGAATGAGCATGCTGAAAGAAAGATAATGTGAAAAACTAATTACTTCAATTTTCAGCCCAACTGATATTGTGAAGAAGTTACAAGCCTATGTAGATGACATAAATGCCAATATTGAGGATCTAGATACTCGCGGTCCAGTGTCAAAATATGTTCTCCCTGATGAAGGTCTCAAAGGAAGGTGAAGCTTACTTCGCGTTAACCTTGCTAGTTTCTTTCACTTGCGTGTAAATTTGcttaaaatccaaatttattaCTCTCATCGGGTGTCTTGATGCTTCCTAGTGTCGAAATCACGTTTGATGAGGAGATTATTGGTGGAATCGCTTGCAATCTTGATTCTCGTGGCTATCAAGTCCTATACGAAGCAACCAAAGAAGTGATTGGCTATGTCGAACCTTACGCAGATACTGGAACGTTGCCATTGGTTCGCGATTTACAGGTTTAATGCTTTCCTCTGTAAATTCGCAGCTTACCAGAAATAATCTTATTTGTGAACTAATCCTATTATCATCTAATTTTGGTAGGATGAAGGTTTTGATGTTCAACTCACAGGATATGGTAAGAAACAATTATATCTCAATACCGGCATTTTACTTGTTAAAACCGCTGTGACGTCAACCCTCATTATATGATGTATTGAGATTCCACTTTTCATTGATCGAAGTCCTGTTAGTTTGACTTCCATTAATTGGTACTCGATCCTAAACTTCTTGCCCGATAATTTAATTCCCATTTAGGGATGAAACACGGACATGAAATTCATAAACAGACTAGATTAAGATTCTCCATATTTAGCTTATATTCGcatttatatgcatatatatatataatcttatcCTGCATTATAACACTTTTTAATTGGTGCATTTTACCAGGCATAAATGACGTATACCATGCGGACAACGAATACTGCCTGTTCTCCGACATGAAGCAAGGCTTTGAAGTGTTTGTGAGCATCATCTCCAAGTTAGAAGAAGATAAATAAGCGGCCAGGATTTAGTGCGTACGTAGTTCTGAATTCCAATAACATCCAAGGTTTCTGATCCTTGGATGAGGCTTTGCCGCCTCTGCCTACATTTctcaataaaacaaaataaaataaactccAAGGTTTCAAATCCTTGGCGTGTCAGTTTCTATGTTTAGCACGTACTACATGTTTTCGTCCCTCAGCTTATGAAGTATTAACTCCTGCTTAATAAACTCTTTAAAATAAATAGCTTTGGTATATGACTGAGTGATATTGAGCATATGATTTTATCTTATTCTGTTGCTATGCCTGTGCAAAGTATGATCTGGGCGGAGCCCGGTTTCAGGTGGGCTAGTTTTGGTTGTTCAAACTGGGGACAATCCCCAAATTATTGGGATCATTTAATTCTGAGCCCGGTCCAAAATAGATTAGACTCGATTGGGTTTAATCGGACCAAATATTAAATTCCCGAACCCTCAAGGGTCAGTCAAAACTAGAAAACTGGAGTTTATTTTGAAGTTTCTCTGCCGTCTGCCAAAGCTAGAATATCTCCGTGTATAGAAAAATTTGTTATATAGAGTGATCTTATCGtccattcaaattttgaaaaccaGAATCAATTTCTATATATGACTAGgatcaaaacaaattaaaaccCGTACCTGAAAACAAtagtaatagtaaaaaaaatttagttggaCATGCACTTTTCCATTTGCATGTTATCAGTTCCTCGTCCTTTTAGATGTAGAACTTATATAaaggggtgtttggcctagtttttaaattttatattttaaatttccttATTATttgaaatcttaaaattttaatttttaaattttaaattttttattattgtttaaattaaagtatcaaattttaaattttgtataatattgaaatttaaaaattttaattttaattcaaatttatgtaTATGAATTTGGCTATGGTACgcttgtaaaagcactaagCAGTTggtgtgcttgtaaattttttaccattagatttacTCTTCTGATTATTTTCAACCgtcagattatactattcaaccaatgcactcattcaaccctagagtgtcacatcatcctaaccgcatatccctTAGTCCAATAactaaaaatctataagcacgaataacttggtacttttaaaaagcgtaggagctcaattatatatatatagaactagactggaatattattaatagcaccaagctattggtgctattaattttttagttcttGGATTGATAAATGTGCGGTttggatgatgtgggccctctagggttgagtgagtggttggttgaatagtataatctaacggataaaaataatcaaaaggttaaatctaacggtagaaaactcgatagcactaaacctttggtgctatcgatagtatcccagccggactcatatatatgtatatatatatagagtccggctactatgctattaatagcgcgaagcacttggtgctaccaagttttccgccgttagatctaccattttgatcattttcacccgttagatcatactattcaaccaaccacccactcaaccctagagggcccacatcatcctaaccgcccatctcttaatccaatggtcaaaaacttggtagcaccactgactttgtgctattaataacatagtagcctagttctctctctctctctctctctctctctctatatatatatatatattatagtagtctaattctctctttctctctctctctctctctagaatactattaatagcatttgactccttttactatcaagtttttaacatttgaatcaatttctttgatcattcgaatcattggattaaatattataaaccaGTGAAGACCACTCAACTCTGGGAGAAccgctcaaccctaggagactaATATAATTCTAactttacaatttttcatccaataaaaacttgatagcaaaaaaggtcGTCAAATCTTCTTGATACTATTAAGTTCTCTATCATTAGATCtatcttttcatcatttccacccgttatgttatactattcaatcaaccatcaACTCAACCCTACAGGattactatcatcttaaccgcacattctttaaTTTAACAGTTGAAAATTCGATAGTATCATGCGCTtaatactttatatttatagtatagtaacataattctatatgtgtatatatatataattgtagcAGCTGTAATTTTAACTGCATATATTCATCTCTAATTCTgttgtatattattatttataattatatgccTCAGCTAAAACTGCCTATAATAAAGCGATCCAATGATCACATCATGTATAGTCCTATGGATTCTCATACTTTAGTTTTGTgcaaaaatctttcaaaatttcacTTTTGGTTTACGGTGCAACTTCACCTTGTCCACACCCGAGCAATTATTTAAAATTGTCGCATTCGCATCGACTACTCGCAATCGCCGCGAGGCGAAATAAGCATCACACGTACGCCTTTGGCCTTTCTCGCACGCTTTGGATCGATTTTGGGTccactattatatatatctttgcaATATTACTCGCACGTGCTCAAATCGCCCGCTTCGTTCGCACATGCACGTCGTCGTTCCATCGCATTCTCTAATTAAGTTAATTTGTTTTCTACTAcaatagataaaaatatcacaaataattagcccctcctcctcctcctcctctccgccgtAGCTGTAGCGAGTGATAGACAATGAATGAACTCAAATATGATTGCCATGTGATCAATACATTtataaaatgatagaaatgATAGAATGAGTGTCCCAGATTGTATACTGaaaactttttcaaaaattactagtatatattattattatacatgcATAAAACGTGTTGATCAAGACAAGATACAGAATTTgttttttgagattttattcAGATGCtttatggattcaaaataatatattatgagCTGAACCTACATATAGAGAccttaaaatctaaaaaaaaataagaaagaaaaaaaaactgatgcTCTACACTTCTAGATTGTGGTGTGTTAAAAACTATTGTTTGGTGCGTTTGTTTCTTCAATAACTAGTTAGGACTTGGGAATGCTTAGCGTAGCT
This genomic interval from Ananas comosus cultivar F153 linkage group 8, ASM154086v1, whole genome shotgun sequence contains the following:
- the LOC109714427 gene encoding acetylornithine deacetylase-like isoform X1, which encodes MAPLHSSSMSACSSPLLKDVIGDLDRHSYVALLTKLIGESEYVQNNPPKYKPKENRVARHVLDVLLPLSTTPNNGGGGGPLVVQHITNPKYPERGNVIAEYPGTGDGAVSFVGMHMDVVPVVNPKDWKFNPFSLSVDGDRLQGRGTTDCLGHVALVTELMKRLGETKPKLKNSIYAVFICNEENGEVTGIGVDMLAKEGYLDALKAGPLYWIDVADKQPCIGSGGMITWDLKAIGKQFHSGLPNKAINAMELNMEALKVIQTRFYSDVPPLPEEKKYKYATPSTMKPTQWTYPGGSVNQIPGECTISGDVRLTAFYSPTDIVKKLQAYVDDINANIEDLDTRGPVSKYVLPDEGLKGSVEITFDEEIIGGIACNLDSRGYQVLYEATKEVIGYVEPYADTGTLPLVRDLQDEGFDVQLTGYGINDVYHADNEYCLFSDMKQGFEVFVSIISKLEEDK
- the LOC109714427 gene encoding acetylornithine deacetylase-like isoform X4; protein product: MAPLHSSSMSACSSPLLKDVIGDLDRHSYVALLTKLIGESEYVQNNPPKYKPKENRVARHVLDVLLPLSTTPNNGGGGGPLVVQHITNPKYPERGNVIAEYPGTGDGAVSFVGMHMDVVPVVNPKDWKFNPFSLSVDGDRLQGRGTTDCLGHVALVTELMKRLGETKPKLKNSIYAVFICNEENGEVTGIGVDMLAKEGYLDALKAGPLYWIDVADKQPCIGSGGMITWDLKAIGKQFHSGLPNKAINAMELNMEALKVIQTRFYSDVPPLPEEKKYKYATPSTMKPTQWTYPGGSVNQIPGECTISGDVRLTAFYSPTDIVKKLYAYVDDINAHIEDLDTRGPVSKYVLPDEGLKGRVEIKTGEEIIAGIACNLDSRGYHVLSEATKEVIGFVEPYADTGTLPLVRDLQDEGFDVQLTGYGINDVYHADNEYCLFSDMKQGFEVFVSIISKLEEDK
- the LOC109714427 gene encoding acetylornithine deacetylase-like isoform X3, producing MAPLHSSSMSACSSPLLKDVIGDLDRHSYVALLTKLIGESEYVQNNPPKYKPKENRVARHVLDVLLPLSTTPNNGGGGGPLVVQHITNPKYPERGNVIAEYPGTGDGAVSFVGMHMDVVPVVNPKDWKFNPFSLSVDGDRLQGRGTTDCLGHVALVTELMKRLGETKPKLKNSIYAVFICNEENGEVTGIGVDMLAKEGYLDALKAGPLYWIDVADKQPCIGSGGMITWDLKAIGKQFHSGLPNKAINAMELNMEALKVIQTRFYSDVPPLPEEKKYKYATPSTMKPTQWTYPGGSVNQIPGECTISGDVRLTAFYSPTDIVKKLYAYVDDINAHIEDLDTRGPVSKYVLPDEGLKGSVEITFDEEIIGGIACNLDSRGYQVLYEATKEVIGYVEPYADTGTLPLVRDLQDEGFDVQLTGYGINDVYHADNEYCLFSDMKQGFEVFVSIISKLEEDK